TAGGAAATCTTCAGCTTGGTTTTTGGACAAGTAAGGTATTTGGAATAAGTGTTGACATCTCGCAGTTTTTGAGCTGTGCGTGAGTCAATGGTTCCCTTACGGAGGGCATCATCTAGAGTGACGCGTCCAGGGACTTCAGGTTCAATAAGGCCACCTGTGAGATATTGCACTTCTAAGAAACGCTGTCCAGCTTCATAATATAACCAGCCTTTCTTCAATGCTTGGGCTGCGGACATCTTTGTCTTCGTTCTTGGGTCTTCAAAGCCATTGAATGCCTTCTGAGCAAGGTTGATTCTGTCTACCATGATTTTGTCCACTAGACCTTTGTTGACTGCATCAGCAACTGAGAACTTTTCTCCTGTAATGGGGTCAATGATGCCTCCAGTGCACGCCTGAGCTTCCAGTAATCTTTGACCAGTTATGTTGTCTACAAGGTTGCGGTGCATGGCTTCAGTGATCGAGACTTTTTCTAATGTGTCTGTATCTACTATACCAGCAATCGGGCCGGTCTCTTCAGAGGGATCGCTCCAAGGCGATAGTGGATCCCGTTTTGCAGGGCTGGCAgtgtaggaggaggaagagcccACAGAGGATGATCTTGAACGGAATCCACTCATGTTACCGGAGAGCATGTCAGCAAACTCCGTAATGGATAAAGTCCCAGCGCGATACTGGTCAAGGGAAGATTGGTCAATGAGACCTTTGGCAATGGCATCATCAATATCATACTGTCGTCCTGACCGTCTGTCTGTGATTATTGATTTTACAACACCGTCAGACGAGGAGCTGGTGACCTCTTCCCACTCGCACTCCTGTTCAGAGAGCTCTATGTAGGTCTGGTGGTCAATAAGTCCTTTGCGATAAGCTTCATACACAGACATTTCTTTCCCAGTTTCTGGATCTACAATGACTACTCTTCTCTTACGGACTGAAGACTTGGATGACGTTTTTCTTTCCCTCTTCTTCTCTTTCAAGAGTAACAGACAGAGATTGGTAGCTGGATCAATCATGCATCTCTCCATTAACTGAAGGTAAGTTAGATTTTCCTCTGTGTTGGGATCAAAGAATCCTTTAGTATCGTCACTGGGATCTGAGAGGATCTCATTCATCTCCTCATCAAACAGACCTctgttgtatgcagtctccactgGCAGACGGTGGCTTTCTTCTGGATCAATAATACCACCAGTGGCAATCTGAGCTTCCAGCAGACGAATGCCATGGTCTTTTAGAATCAATCCTTTTTTCATGGCTTGGAAAAGAGAGATCAGCTTTCCTGAGTAGGGATCCTTGTAGCCAGTCACCGCTCTCTCTGCTGATAACAGCTTATCCTTGAACTCTGGGCCCACAATGCCCATTCGCACCGCTTCTTCAACGGCCAGTTTCAGACACTTGATAGGATCAATGACGTAACCTGTAGCTGCTTGAGCTTCAAGTAACTCAAATGCTGTGCCTGGCCTGATCATGCCTTTTTTCATAGCTTGGTAGATGGAGTACCTTTCCTTTGTAGCTTCTACATAGACACCAGCAATACAACTTGTGCCTTCCAGGAACTTCTGCAGATTTTTTGAGACTTCCTCAATAGATGTTAAGCCATCCTGTAATTGCTGAGCTGTCACTGCATCCATGATATTAGATCTTATCAGTTCTTCCATGGAGATCTCCTTCCTTAAACCTTTGAATGTTAATTTCCTCTTGTCTGCAAGTGGCAAGATAAGGAGATGGCTCTTTTCGTCCCTGTGGCACCTCTTCAAAAGCTGAGAATAGCTGAGCTTCTCATCAGTGGAAGGATCCACGTAGCTGCGGACCTCACTCGGCTCCGACAACCTATCGAAAGTCTCTTTGTTGAGATAGCCATGTGAATAGGCAGTTTCATTTGGAATATGGAATCCAAAGCGGGGATCGATGATACCCCCTGTAGCTATCTGGGCATCCAGCAATCTCAAAGCTTGGTCGGATGGAATCAAATCCTTCTTCATGGCTTGGAAGATAGAAATCATCTGCTCAGTGTAAGGATCTCTGTAGCCAGTTACAGCTCTTTCAGCAGACAGAAGGCGGTCATGGATTTCAGGTCCCACTACTCCCTTTCTTACAGCCTCGTCCACAGTCAACAATTCATTCTTCACTGGATCGACAATAAAACCGGTGGCCGCCTGGGCATCCAACAGCTGATAAGCCACTTCAGGTGTAATAAATCCCTTCTTCATTGCCTGGTAAATACTGACGGGTTCCTTAGAGACTGGCATCTGTAGACCAGCAACACACCCAGTTCCATACAAGTATCTCCAGACCGTCTCAATTTGGATAATTTCTGATATAGTCTTGGTTCCTTGCTTAAGCATACTGTACATTTCCAGTGTTATCAGTTTAGACTGGTACATATCTTCAGCTGTAATGCGGCGGCGGACAAAGTCATAAGAATGCAACTCTTGTTGTCGAATAATCTCTGTTTTCTCAATGATCTCAATGATGATGATAATCATGCGCTCCTTGGTCAGTCTACCAGCTTGGAACTCTGCCATCAACCGATCTCTTTCCTCTTGAGGAAGAAGATCTGAATGTATAAGCTCCCAAATGGTCATCGAAGACCCGGCCATGCTTCCAGCTGGGATGTCCACTGTTGTCTCTTCAAACACTTTCTTGGTCTCTGCTTCACTGTACACTTTACTAGTTTCGACTTCTGCAGGTTTCTGACTTTTCTTCAAAGGAAGTAGGGTCAGACCAGACTCTGGATCCTGAATGCATCTTTCTTTCAGTTGCAAGTAGGTCAAGTTCTCATGAGTGTTGGGATCAAAGAACCCTTTTGTGTCATCAGTAGGATCAGCAAGGATCTTGTTCATGGCTTCATCAAAGTAACCTCGTTTATAGGCAACCTCTACTGGGACTCTGTGACTGTGAACAGGGTCAATGATTCCACCAGTGGCAATCTGAGCTTCCAAGAGGCGTATACCATGGTCTCGGAGAATTAAGCCTTTTTGCATAGCTTCGAAAACAGAGATAGTTCTACCAGAGTAAGGGTCTTTGTACCCTGTGACAGCTTTTTCAGCAGACAGCAGCTTTTCATGCAGCTCTGGTCCGACAACTCCAGCTTTCACGGCCTCATTCACATAGAATTTTTGGTTCTTTACTGGATCAATAATAAAACCAGTGGCAGCTTGTGCTTCAAGGAGAACCAGAGCAGTTCCAGGCCTCAGGAGGTTCCTCTTCATGGCTTGGTAGATGTTCATTTTCAATTTGTTCTCTTCTATATAGACTCCAGCTATGCAGTCACTGCCTTGGAGGTATCTTTTGACAGAGTCGGTCTCCGATATTTCCTTTACTGACTTCTTGCCTTCCTTTAGTTGCTCAAACTGGGTTTTATCTATAATATTGGCCTCCAGAAGTTCATTAGCAGGAACTGGAGCCCGGAGGCCGGTGAATGTGAGGCGCTGTTGTCTCTTGGTCTCCGTTTCTTCCACAATAGTAATCATAATTTTGATTATTTTCTCGATGGTGACTTTTCCAGTCTTATACTGACGGAGGAGCTCTCTTCTTTGCTCTTCTGTGAAGTATTCTGAGTGGATCAATTCCCACAGAGTAATTGTCTTTCCTTTGAAGCTGCCAACAGGGACTTCAACAGTTGATTTATCAAAGGCTTCTTTGGCTTGAGAGTCAGTGTAAATCTCTTCTAGTTGGGACTGTATGGCTTGTTCGGACAGGGGTAGTAACAAGTGACCCGTTTTCTTGTCCACCTTGCATTTCTTCTGCAATTGTGCATAGGAAAGGTTTTCCTGACTGTTTGGATCATAGAAACCAGTGTTTTCATCCACTGGCTCGGACAGAATTTTAGTTGTCTCTTCATCCAGGTGACCTCTCTTGTAAGCAATCTCCAGTGGGAGCCGGTGGCTATTTACTGGATCAATTATGCCACCTGTTGCCAATTGTGCATCTAAGAGTCTAATTCCGCTGTCCTTCGGTATGAGCCCCTTCTTCAGAGCCTGGAACAAGGACAGGGTCTGCCCGGTGTAAGGATCCTTGTAGCCCGTGACAGCTTTTTCAGCAGACAGCAACTTTTCATGGTATTCTGGGCCAACTATTCCAGCCTTAACAGCCTCGTCTACTGGGAGTAGTTCATTCTTTACAGGGTTGATGATGAAGCCTGTACCAGCTTGAGCTTCCAGCAGGTTGAGAGCGGTGGCTGGCTTTAAAAGGTTCTTCCTTATAGCTTCATAGAAGCTCAGTTTCTCACCAGATTTCTCCACCTGGACTCCAGATATGGCAGTGCTTCCAGTCAAATATCTTTTCACAGACTCTACCTCAGAAACCTCTTTTACAGACTTTTTGCCTTGGTGGAGCTGGTTGAACAGGTCATTATCTATGATCTTGCTGTCCACGAGTTCTGCTGCTGGGACGGGGCTCCTTATACCATCAAAGCACATCTGCTTTTTCTTTTCGTTTTCTTCTACCACAGTAATTATGATTCTGATAATTTTTTCCACAGTGATTTTGCCAGTTTTATATTGTCTTAGTAACTCGCGCCTCTGCTCTTCAGTGAAATATTCAGAATTAATAATTTCCCATATGGTGACACTTTTTCCTTGGAATTTGCCAAATGGGACAGAAACTGTGGCCTTCTTAAACACGTCTTTGGCTTCTGAATCTGTGTAGACAAGTTCTCCTTTCCCAGCTTTGTCAGTTAGTGGCAAAAGACACAGCTTTGTCTCTGGATCTatcacacatctatccataagCTGCAAATAGGTGAGATTCTCTTGTGTGTTAGGGTCAAAGAAGCCCTTCGTGTCGTCTGTGGGATCAGATAAGACCTTGCTCATGTCTTCATCAAAGTAACCTCGTTTATAGGCAACGTCCAGAGGGAGACGGTGACTATTGACTGGGTCTACGATTCCTCCAGTGGCAATCTGGGCTTCCAGCAGTCGTATTCCATGGTCCTTCACTATTAAATCTTTCTTCATAGCTTGGAAGAGTGATATTTTCTCTCCAGTGTAAGGATCCTTGTAACCGGTGATGGCCCGCTCGGCAGACAGCATCTTGCTGTGTATTTCTGGGCCAATAACGTTTTCTTTCACTGCCTCGCTGACCGTCAGTTTCTTGTTCCTCACTGGGTCAATGATGTAGCCGGAGGCAGCCTGGGCTTCCAATAGGATGAGTGCAGTGCCTGGGGTGATCAGCTTCTTCTTCATGGCGTTGTAGATGCTTATCTTTTCATTGCTAGGTTTGAGTAGTAGCCCTGCAATGCTGCTCTTCCCTTGGaggtatttttttatgtcttCGCGCTGAGAGAGGTCATCTACGGATACTTGCCTATTGGACAGTTTATCCAGCAGGTCTTTGGTCAGTATACCAGCCTCATACAGTTTGTTGGCAGATACTTTCTGCCTTAAGCCATCAAATGCATTTTCTTGTTCAtcattttcaacggacccatcaACTGAATCTCTTCCATTTGGCACGGCTCTGGTCTGGGTAATGATGGTTTCTTTGTGGATCAAGATCTCCTTTGTTTTCTCCAAAGCTATTCTATGTTCTTGTTCCAGCTGTTCTAGTCTTTCCCTCAGTTTTCGGTTTTCTTCCTCCAGCAGCTTCTCTTGTTCAAGCCTCTTCTTATCCAGAAGCTGAAGCTCGTCTTGTTTCTGCCGCACCTTGTCCTCTGCCTCAAGCTGCCTTTTAACAGCATCATCCATGGTAATCTGAAGAAGTCTCTTCTCTTCCTCCAGCTGCTGCAGTCGACGCTCTTTCTCAGCTTTCAGGTTTTGGGCTTTGTTGACCTCTTGATCAAAGAGTTTCTCTAGTTTGGCCTTCTCTTCTTCAATAtacttttccttttggatcaatatTTGCTTCTCAGACAGGAACGTGGTCTGGAGGGTCTGGGTTTCCTGACGTAGCTGTTCTCTCTGAGCGATCTCCATCTGTAGGCAAACCGATCAGATTGATTAAAAAAAGAACATAAAACAACAGAGATTCAGTAAATGTAAGGAAATCAAGGCGATGGTGAGGACCCACTATGAGGAGGAACTGTATCTACTGCTGACCCAGCACTAGTTGAAGACGGATGTGAGGTAACCCCTCTAATATTATGGGGTTTGTGTACTGTACAACACAATCCTAACATACATGAGCGTAAAACTAATGTAAGGAACCATGTCTCGGGGGGTTTTAGGGGAACCTCTGTATTGCAGGAATATTTGGGCTCTAGCTGGTGCAGGATTCTTATGATCGCAGTTGAACAAAGACCATGCTAACAGAAGATCCAGAGAAAACCCAATATTTTGCTTTCCTCAGAGATTAGCGACACCAGAGGGGCCTGGCAGTCACGTTCTGCCCCTGCTCTAATAATATAACATGCATCGTCACTGGAAGTGAACGTGAATTTTAATAGGGGGCAATTGGCCACATGACTGTCTATGGCTTAGGGGTATTGCAACAATCAGAACATTCTCTATGCATTGCACATGGAATGGGCATGAAAAATATCAAATTAAATATGATGAAGGGATATGCTCTACACTGCCATGAGCGCTAGTAATAGAAATAATCGGGTACCTCTTCTGACTTTCTCTGCAGCAGCTCTGCCTCCTTTTTGAGCTTCTCTTTCTCCTTCTCCAGTTCAGCAATGGCTTTTCTCAGATCTTCTGCCTCCTTATCACTTTGCTGTCTCTGTATTTCAAGGGTATGAACCACGGTCATCTTCTCTTTGGTCGATAGTTCTGTTTGGTGTAGCCTCTCGCTGATTTCTTCTGCCTGTTTTCTGAACTTTTTGGCATCTTCTTCGGCTTTGGATTGGGATTTGCTCATTTCAACCACTTGTATTTTAAGGCGTTCGGCTTCAGCACTTATGTCGAGTTGTCGTCGACGTTCGGCTTCCAGAGTCTTTTGGAAGCCCTCCGTCTCCTGGGCAAGTTGCTGCTCCATCTGCTCCTTGTCTTCTTGAAGTTTTTTAGCTTGCTCCATGGCCAGCTCCTTCTGTTTCTGCAGCATCTCAGCTTCTGCTTTCAGACGTGTGGCTTCCTGAACCGCTTGCATTTTCTCCTTCAGCATCTTTTCAGCTAAGGCTCGCTGTTCATTCAAGTTGTCCTCTGCAATCTTCCTTAAACGTGCAGCCTCCTGGGCCTCAACACTCAGACGGGCAGCCTCTTCTGCTACTTGCCTCATCTTCTCAGCCTCCTCAACCAGGAATTTTTGTGTGTGGTCTTTGTCTTTTGTTAAAAGCATCTTGTTTTCCTCTTCAATACGAATTTTCAGTTTCAACAACTCTTCCATTTGTATTTTAACCTTGAACAACTCGTCTTCCACCAGTTTCTTTTGCCTTAGGGAGTCAGTAACTTCTTCTTTGAGACGTCCCAACTCATCATCTAGAATGGTTTTCTGGTGGTCCGTTTCCTCCAGTTGGAGTTTGACTTTAGTGAGTTCACTTTCTACCTGCTCCTTCTGTCTAACAGTTTTTTCTGCAAATTTCTTATGTTTCTCCATTTCAGCATCTGCCATTTGTTTGAGTTTGAGGGCTGCCTGCTCGGCCTGGCCTCTCTTAGCTGCTTCTAGTTCTGCCTCTTTGCGGATCTTTTCTGCATCTTCCTGGGCTTGGCCCTTAACTTGGGCTTCTTCTTCTGCCTTTTGCTTCAGGCGCTCTGCTTCCTCTACCTGCTGGCGTGAGAGTGCGGCTTCATGTTCAGCCTTGATCTTTGCTCGCT
This sequence is a window from Bufo gargarizans isolate SCDJY-AF-19 chromosome 5, ASM1485885v1, whole genome shotgun sequence. Protein-coding genes within it:
- the PLEC gene encoding plectin isoform X8; protein product: MSLDRKERSRMAEDSSSASSGSPTPGDTLPWNLSKNQRVRRSSSVTGGGTVLDAAERAVIRIADERDRVQKKTFTKWVNKHLIKAHRHVNDLYEDLRDGHNLISLLEVLSGETLPREKGRMRFHKLQNVQIALDFLKLRQVKLVNIRNDDIADGNPKLTLGLIWTIILHFQISDIQVSGQSEDMTAKEKLLLWSQRMTEGYQGLRCDNFTSSWRDGRLFNAVIHRHKPMLIDMNRVYRQTNIENLDQAFTVAERDLGVTRLLDPEDVDVPQPDEKSIITYVSSLYDAMPRVPDVQDGVRANELELRWHEYYERVTMLLQWVRHYTVIFEEKRFPASYEEIEILWRQFLKFKETDLPNKEADKNQSRFQYQSLEGAVQSGQLKVPPGYHPLDVEKEWGKLHVSILEREKLLRIELERLERLQRIVSKLQMESGLCEEQLNQADALLQTNIRLLNAGKPLQRAGDIERDLDKADTMIRVLFNDVQALKDGRHPQGEQMYRRVYRLHERLVAIRTEYNLRIKSGATQVVTQVTHVSQQASRPEVDEVTLRYLQDLLGWVEENQKRINAAEWGSDLPSVESQLGSHRGLHQSINEFRSKIERARADEAQMSGTRGTYQEYLGKLDLQYAKLLNSSKARLRHLESLHAFVLAATKELMWLNDKEEEEVNFDWSERNTNMASKKDNYSGLMRELELKERKIKEIQNTGDRLLREDHPGKTTVEAFQAALQTQWSWMLQLCCCIEAHLKENTAYFQFFTDVKEAEDHLKKIQDTMRRKYTCDRSITVTRLEDLVQDSINEKEQLAEYKGQISGLAKRAKAIVQLKPRSPANPPKGQQPIQTVCDYKQMEITIHKGDECLLVNNSQPYKWKVQNSAGSDAVVPSVCFIVPPPNKEALDAVSRLQSGHQNLLTQWQRMHIDLKSLLSYQYLQRDIQLIQSWTLVTFRSTTSEEYKLILRNLEMHYQDFMRDSQDSQNFHPDDRMKIEMEYNSCNQKYETLLRSIERGEQDESACKNYISQLKNIQLQLEGCEARTVSKIRSPLDKDPIRECSQRIGDQQQIHFELETIQKNLDKVSEKTRKILTQPDTGASAPVLKSEHEITLQKMDQVYSLSSIYLDKLKTINLVIRNTYGAEEVVKTYEDQLKDVHTVPADLKELENSKTDLKRMRGQVEGHQPLFSGLESDLGKAREVSEKMLRAHSERDVDLDRYKEKVQQLLERWQAIVLQIDLRQRELEQLGKQLRYYRESYEWLIRWIQDARQRQDKIQSVTITDSRTVREQLLEEKKLLEESEKNRVKVDECQKYAKQYIDAIKDFELQLVTFKAQVEPVASPVKKPKVQSTSDNIIQEYVDLRTKYSELTTLTSQYIKFITETLRRLEEEERAAEKMKAEERKKLAEVEAQLEKQRQLAEAHAQAKALAEKEASALRLNMQEEVTKREVVAVDAEQQKKNIQQELHQMKQISEAEIKAKVKLIDEAEYNRKKVEEEIRIIRLQLETSQKQKSGAEDELKALRARAEEAERQKKLAQEEAERLRKQVKDEAQKKREAEDELQRKIQAEKDAAREKQKALDDLEKLRLQAEEAERRMKQAELEKERQIRQAHDMAQQSADAELQSKRMSFLEKTTQLEMSLQQEHITVTHLQEEAERLKKQQLEAENAREEAERELEKWRQKANEALRLRLQAEEIAHKKTLAQEEAEKQKEDAEREARKRAKAEESALRQKGLAEEELEKQRKLAEDTASHKLSAEQELIRLKAEVENGEQQRIVLEEDLFRLKNEVSEAIQRRRGLEEELAKVRAEMEILLKAKSKTEEESRSASEKSKQMLEEEANKLRELAEEAARLRALSEEAKRQRQLAEEEATRQRAEAERILKEKLSAINEATRLKTEAEIALKEKEAENERLRRLAEDEAYQRKLLEEQAAQHKQDIDEKILLLKQSSESELERQKIIVDETLKHRRVIEEEIRILKINFEKASAGKSDLELELQKLKNIADETQKSKEKAEQEAETQRHLALEEEARRKEAEEKVRKIVAAEHEAARQRKLALEEVEKLKAKVEEARKQKELAEKEAERQIELAQEAARNKIDAEEKAHIAVVQRKEQELKQTRIQEQSILDKLKEEAEKAKRAAEDAERAKIKAEHEAALSRQQVEEAERLKQKAEEEAQVKGQAQEDAEKIRKEAELEAAKRGQAEQAALKLKQMADAEMEKHKKFAEKTVRQKEQVESELTKVKLQLEETDHQKTILDDELGRLKEEVTDSLRQKKLVEDELFKVKIQMEELLKLKIRIEEENKMLLTKDKDHTQKFLVEEAEKMRQVAEEAARLSVEAQEAARLRKIAEDNLNEQRALAEKMLKEKMQAVQEATRLKAEAEMLQKQKELAMEQAKKLQEDKEQMEQQLAQETEGFQKTLEAERRRQLDISAEAERLKIQVVEMSKSQSKAEEDAKKFRKQAEEISERLHQTELSTKEKMTVVHTLEIQRQQSDKEAEDLRKAIAELEKEKEKLKKEAELLQRKSEEMEIAQREQLRQETQTLQTTFLSEKQILIQKEKYIEEEKAKLEKLFDQEVNKAQNLKAEKERRLQQLEEEKRLLQITMDDAVKRQLEAEDKVRQKQDELQLLDKKRLEQEKLLEEENRKLRERLEQLEQEHRIALEKTKEILIHKETIITQTRAVPNGRDSVDGSVENDEQENAFDGLRQKVSANKLYEAGILTKDLLDKLSNRQVSVDDLSQREDIKKYLQGKSSIAGLLLKPSNEKISIYNAMKKKLITPGTALILLEAQAASGYIIDPVRNKKLTVSEAVKENVIGPEIHSKMLSAERAITGYKDPYTGEKISLFQAMKKDLIVKDHGIRLLEAQIATGGIVDPVNSHRLPLDVAYKRGYFDEDMSKVLSDPTDDTKGFFDPNTQENLTYLQLMDRCVIDPETKLCLLPLTDKAGKGELVYTDSEAKDVFKKATVSVPFGKFQGKSVTIWEIINSEYFTEEQRRELLRQYKTGKITVEKIIRIIITVVEENEKKKQMCFDGIRSPVPAAELVDSKIIDNDLFNQLHQGKKSVKEVSEVESVKRYLTGSTAISGVQVEKSGEKLSFYEAIRKNLLKPATALNLLEAQAGTGFIINPVKNELLPVDEAVKAGIVGPEYHEKLLSAEKAVTGYKDPYTGQTLSLFQALKKGLIPKDSGIRLLDAQLATGGIIDPVNSHRLPLEIAYKRGHLDEETTKILSEPVDENTGFYDPNSQENLSYAQLQKKCKVDKKTGHLLLPLSEQAIQSQLEEIYTDSQAKEAFDKSTVEVPVGSFKGKTITLWELIHSEYFTEEQRRELLRQYKTGKVTIEKIIKIMITIVEETETKRQQRLTFTGLRAPVPANELLEANIIDKTQFEQLKEGKKSVKEISETDSVKRYLQGSDCIAGVYIEENKLKMNIYQAMKRNLLRPGTALVLLEAQAATGFIIDPVKNQKFYVNEAVKAGVVGPELHEKLLSAEKAVTGYKDPYSGRTISVFEAMQKGLILRDHGIRLLEAQIATGGIIDPVHSHRVPVEVAYKRGYFDEAMNKILADPTDDTKGFFDPNTHENLTYLQLKERCIQDPESGLTLLPLKKSQKPAEVETSKVYSEAETKKVFEETTVDIPAGSMAGSSMTIWELIHSDLLPQEERDRLMAEFQAGRLTKERMIIIIIEIIEKTEIIRQQELHSYDFVRRRITAEDMYQSKLITLEMYSMLKQGTKTISEIIQIETVWRYLYGTGCVAGLQMPVSKEPVSIYQAMKKGFITPEVAYQLLDAQAATGFIVDPVKNELLTVDEAVRKGVVGPEIHDRLLSAERAVTGYRDPYTEQMISIFQAMKKDLIPSDQALRLLDAQIATGGIIDPRFGFHIPNETAYSHGYLNKETFDRLSEPSEVRSYVDPSTDEKLSYSQLLKRCHRDEKSHLLILPLADKRKLTFKGLRKEISMEELIRSNIMDAVTAQQLQDGLTSIEEVSKNLQKFLEGTSCIAGVYVEATKERYSIYQAMKKGMIRPGTAFELLEAQAATGYVIDPIKCLKLAVEEAVRMGIVGPEFKDKLLSAERAVTGYKDPYSGKLISLFQAMKKGLILKDHGIRLLEAQIATGGIIDPEESHRLPVETAYNRGLFDEEMNEILSDPSDDTKGFFDPNTEENLTYLQLMERCMIDPATNLCLLLLKEKKRERKTSSKSSVRKRRVVIVDPETGKEMSVYEAYRKGLIDHQTYIELSEQECEWEEVTSSSSDGVVKSIITDRRSGRQYDIDDAIAKGLIDQSSLDQYRAGTLSITEFADMLSGNMSGFRSRSSSVGSSSSYTASPAKRDPLSPWSDPSEETGPIAGIVDTDTLEKVSITEAMHRNLVDNITGQRLLEAQACTGGIIDPITGEKFSVADAVNKGLVDKIMVDRINLAQKAFNGFEDPRTKTKMSAAQALKKGWLYYEAGQRFLEVQYLTGGLIEPEVPGRVTLDDALRKGTIDSRTAQKLRDVNTYSKYLTCPKTKLKISYKEAMEKSMVEDGTGLRLLEASSQSSKGYYSPYNVSGSGSASGSRSGSRSGSRRGSFDATGNSSFTMNFSSSSYTSSNYGRRYANGPQDAPFDAAELANALLTLRLSCSQESRRGLDTFVALVPGLV